A DNA window from Thioalbus denitrificans contains the following coding sequences:
- a CDS encoding carboxymuconolactone decarboxylase family protein has protein sequence MDRFDEMSRRRRRAHQRLLELKSGVYAAFLDMERAAFGDGALAKRHKELIAVGISVTIDCESCMQWHIEQAALAGATPEEVLEAVEVGMEMGGGPATVSARFALEVMERVFGAGSP, from the coding sequence ATGGACAGATTCGACGAGATGTCGCGCCGGCGCAGGCGGGCGCACCAGCGCCTGCTGGAGCTGAAATCGGGCGTCTATGCCGCCTTCCTCGACATGGAGCGGGCGGCTTTCGGCGACGGTGCGCTGGCGAAGCGGCACAAGGAGCTCATCGCCGTGGGCATCTCCGTGACCATCGACTGCGAATCGTGCATGCAGTGGCACATCGAGCAGGCGGCGCTGGCCGGCGCCACGCCGGAGGAGGTGCTCGAGGCGGTGGAGGTGGGCATGGAGATGGGCGGCGGCCCCGCCACCGTCTCGGCCCGCTTCGCCCTCGAGGTGATGGAGCGGGTCTTCGGCGCCGGATCCCCGTGA
- a CDS encoding GNAT family N-acetyltransferase — protein sequence MEPEIRPASTDADIAACFPVMVQLRPRLAAGEFVARVRAQMEQGYRLAALREAGAVRAVAGYRTGLNLAWGRFLYVDDLVTAADARSRGHGRALLAWLEAEARRLGCDQLHLDSGRQRVDAHRFYAREGLDGGSLHFMKRLREER from the coding sequence TTGGAACCCGAGATCCGGCCGGCGTCGACCGACGCCGACATCGCCGCCTGCTTCCCGGTAATGGTCCAGCTCCGCCCCCGGCTCGCGGCGGGGGAGTTCGTCGCGCGGGTGCGCGCGCAGATGGAGCAGGGCTACCGGCTGGCGGCCCTGCGCGAGGCCGGGGCGGTGCGCGCCGTGGCCGGCTACCGCACCGGCCTGAACCTGGCCTGGGGCCGGTTCCTCTACGTGGATGACCTCGTCACCGCCGCCGACGCCCGCTCCCGGGGCCACGGGCGGGCGCTGCTGGCCTGGCTGGAGGCCGAGGCGCGGCGCCTGGGCTGCGACCAGCTGCACCTCGATTCGGGCCGGCAGCGCGTCGACGCCCATCGCTTCTACGCGCGCGAGGGGCTGGACGGCGGCAGCCTTCACTTCATGAAGCGCCTGCGGGAGGAGCGTTGA
- a CDS encoding SRPBCC domain-containing protein — protein sequence MRELHTEILIEAPAERVWSILADLAAYPDWNPFITAAEGVLEPGARLTLRIEPPGGRPMTFRPRLLAVLPGRQLRWLGRVGVPGLFDGEHGFGIHPEGEGRVRLEQWERFGGFLVPFLWRRVAAPTRAGFEAMNAALKARAEAAGTP from the coding sequence ATGCGTGAGCTGCACACCGAGATCCTCATCGAGGCGCCGGCCGAACGGGTCTGGTCCATTCTCGCCGACCTGGCCGCCTACCCCGACTGGAACCCCTTCATCACCGCGGCCGAGGGCGTCCTCGAGCCGGGCGCGCGCCTGACCCTGCGCATCGAGCCCCCGGGCGGGAGGCCCATGACCTTCCGCCCGCGGCTGCTGGCGGTGCTGCCCGGGCGCCAGCTGCGCTGGCTCGGCCGGGTCGGCGTCCCGGGCCTGTTCGACGGCGAGCACGGCTTCGGGATCCACCCGGAGGGGGAGGGGCGGGTGCGCCTGGAGCAGTGGGAGCGCTTCGGCGGCTTCCTGGTGCCCTTCCTCTGGCGGCGCGTCGCGGCGCCGACCCGGGCGGGCTTCGAGGCCATGAACGCGGCCCTGAAGGCGCGCGCCGAGGCCGCCGGGACGCCCTGA
- a CDS encoding adenosylcobinamide amidohydrolase — MPRHPQPRPPAGAPADDHRLELTRDHAVVRFSTPRPVLSSAIHNGGLVEAAGALILRVAANHDGAAAGHEPPRATLARRARALGLAPATVGMMTSASLDSLRYVALREGGVRVAALVTAGVSNARRAGDRAEWRTFDPPPPAGGTINTLVLTDARLGTAALAEALMVATEAKAAALQGLGVFSPVSGGTATGTGTDATAVAGGHGPAVAEWCGKHTLLGEMIARAVIDALTDSLRGWV; from the coding sequence ATGCCGCGCCACCCCCAGCCCCGGCCGCCGGCGGGCGCGCCCGCCGACGATCACCGCCTGGAGCTGACGCGGGACCATGCGGTGGTGCGATTCTCCACGCCCCGCCCGGTGCTCAGCTCGGCGATCCACAACGGCGGCCTGGTGGAGGCGGCGGGGGCGCTGATCCTGCGGGTGGCGGCCAACCACGACGGCGCCGCGGCGGGGCACGAACCGCCCCGGGCGACCCTGGCGCGCCGCGCCCGGGCCCTCGGTCTGGCGCCGGCGACCGTGGGCATGATGACCTCCGCGTCACTCGATTCGCTCCGCTACGTGGCCCTGCGCGAGGGCGGCGTGCGGGTGGCGGCGCTGGTGACCGCCGGCGTCTCCAACGCCCGCCGGGCCGGCGACCGGGCCGAGTGGCGGACCTTCGACCCGCCGCCGCCCGCCGGCGGCACCATCAACACCCTGGTGCTGACCGACGCCCGCCTCGGGACGGCGGCCCTGGCCGAGGCGCTGATGGTGGCCACCGAGGCGAAGGCCGCGGCGCTGCAGGGCCTGGGGGTCTTCTCCCCGGTCTCGGGCGGCACGGCCACGGGCACGGGAACCGACGCCACCGCGGTGGCGGGCGGCCACGGGCCGGCGGTGGCCGAGTGGTGCGGCAAGCACACCCTGCTCGGGGAGATGATCGCCCGCGCGGTCATCGACGCCCTGACCGACTCCCTGCGCGGCTGGGTGTGA
- the rhtB gene encoding homoserine/homoserine lactone efflux protein, giving the protein MDLQVWITLLIAAILISLSPGAGAVTSMSYGLTHGVRNAFFAVLGLQLGWMTQFLVVGIGLGGIISASVTLFTLIKWIGVIYLVWLGVQKWRESGELKLKGVGVAFSPWRAFWQSALVNLTNPKALVFLVALLPQVLDPHRPQPLQLTLIGLTLLAVDLVVMTGYSVMASRMRRWLRNTRAVMWQNRVTGTVLIGAGLLLSTARNRV; this is encoded by the coding sequence ATGGACCTGCAAGTCTGGATTACCCTGCTCATCGCCGCCATCCTCATCAGCCTCTCGCCCGGGGCGGGAGCGGTCACCTCCATGAGCTACGGGCTCACCCACGGCGTGCGCAACGCCTTCTTCGCCGTGCTCGGGCTGCAGCTGGGCTGGATGACCCAGTTCCTGGTGGTGGGCATCGGCCTGGGCGGCATCATCTCCGCCTCGGTGACCCTGTTCACCCTCATCAAGTGGATCGGCGTCATCTACCTGGTCTGGCTCGGAGTGCAGAAGTGGCGCGAGTCGGGGGAGCTGAAGCTCAAGGGCGTGGGGGTGGCCTTCTCCCCCTGGCGCGCCTTCTGGCAGTCGGCACTGGTGAACCTCACCAACCCCAAGGCGCTGGTGTTCCTGGTGGCCCTGCTGCCCCAGGTGCTGGATCCGCACCGGCCCCAGCCGCTGCAGCTCACCCTCATCGGCCTCACCCTGCTGGCGGTGGACCTGGTGGTGATGACCGGCTACAGCGTGATGGCCTCGCGCATGCGCCGCTGGCTGCGCAACACCCGCGCGGTCATGTGGCAGAACCGCGTCACCGGCACGGTGCTCATCGGCGCCGGGCTGCTGCTCTCCACGGCCCGCAACCGGGTCTGA